The stretch of DNA TCTTGTGTAGTTGCGAAATTTTTTTCCAAAAGTAGTGTTCTAGAATTTATATCATATAATTTTGTCATCAAAGTATAAGAATCAGCTTCTTTTTTAGCAGACAAATTTAAATATAAATTTATTCCTTGATTAGATAAACCTATAACATCAGGCATATTTTCATATGAAGTTACGCTATTTACAGAAACAACTTCAAAATGACCACTTACAGATAAATCATCTGCTAAACTCTTTTTAATTTTGTTTAAAGTTTCAATTTCCAATGTATCACTTGCAACTGAAACTAAAATTTTTGGTAAAGCATTAGTTTTTTTTACTACTTCCAAATTTGCATCTACTTGTGCAAAAACAGAATTAATCACTAATGATAACAATAATAATATTTTATACATATATTCTATCCTTCTGATTTAAAATCAACATTAATTCTTATATCTTTATCTTTTGTAGGCTTAGGATAAGCCAAATTCTTTTGTTCTTCTAAAAAAGCTTTTAAAGATGAATCAAAACCTTCATCTCCTGAATTTGTAACAACACGATAATCAAATCTTCCATCTAAATCTATCATAATTAAAACTACAGCTTTAAGTCCTGTACCAACTGGGTTCCAAACAGATAATAATTCATGTACTTTCGAGAAATATTCATCAGTTTCTTGACCTTTGTTAGAATTACTACTTTTTACATTTGTTGCTGTTTTTTCATCTTCGAGTAATTTATCAATTTTAATATTATTTGATTTTTTCTCTTTTTCAAATTTTGATTTAAATCTTTTTGGATCAATAGATTTTTCAATATTATTAACTTCTTCTTTTGTCACAGTTTTAGCTGTTTCTTTTACGTTAGCAAACAAAGATTTTAAGTCTGGTTTTTTTTCATTTGAAACAGAAGCTTCTTTTTCTTTAACAGCTTCTTTTTCAATTATTTTTTCAGTTTTTTTCTCAACCATCTTTTTTTCTGCTTTTTCAGTTATCATATCAAGTTCTATCGTAGTCGATGTAGGTTTGATATCATAAGTCTTTGGAACAGGACTGAATAAGTAAAACATTAGCAAAGCACAAATGAAAATATAAAATGAAAATGCAATTATACCAGAAAGTATAAACGAAAAATTATTTTGCATCAATTATCCATCAGTTACTAATGAAACTTTAAAAAAACCAGCTTCTTTTACTGATTTTAAAACAAACATAATATCATCATATTTTAATTCTTTATCCGCTCTAATATGAATAGGAGTATTTTGATCTTTTCCATTTGCAAATAAAAGAAAACTATCTG from Arcobacter suis CECT 7833 encodes:
- a CDS encoding TonB C-terminal domain-containing protein is translated as MQNNFSFILSGIIAFSFYIFICALLMFYLFSPVPKTYDIKPTSTTIELDMITEKAEKKMVEKKTEKIIEKEAVKEKEASVSNEKKPDLKSLFANVKETAKTVTKEEVNNIEKSIDPKRFKSKFEKEKKSNNIKIDKLLEDEKTATNVKSSNSNKGQETDEYFSKVHELLSVWNPVGTGLKAVVLIMIDLDGRFDYRVVTNSGDEGFDSSLKAFLEEQKNLAYPKPTKDKDIRINVDFKSEG